In Apium graveolens cultivar Ventura unplaced genomic scaffold, ASM990537v1 ctg4703, whole genome shotgun sequence, a single genomic region encodes these proteins:
- the LOC141702159 gene encoding uncharacterized protein LOC141702159, which yields MDFLIGRQFLSPKRSVRYHLKDFNGEGHHPKNADELFNLHHSSLRNVIERIFECRSDEFPIDVVEDQSSDMEDDIFDTNLLSQQQQRVDANAWRTSIVDAMWNDRPTTTTNEEEEESEEE from the exons ATGGATTTCCTAATCGGTCGTCAATTTTTATCTCCTAAGCGTAGTGTACGATACCATTTAAAAGATTTTAATGGTGAAGGTCATCACCCTAAAAATGCAGATGAGCTATTTAATCTCCATCATTCATCATTAAGAAATGTGATTGAGAGGATTTTTG AATGTCGCTCTGATGAATTTCCAATTGACGTGGTAGAGGACCAGTCTTCTGATATGGAGGATGACATTTTTGATACAAATCTTTTAAGTCAACAACAACAAAGGGTAGACGCTAACGCTTGGAGAACAAGCATTGTTGATGCAATGTGGAATGATAGGCCTACTACCACTACAAATGAAGAGGAAGAAGAAAGCGAGGAAGAATAA
- the LOC141702160 gene encoding uncharacterized protein LOC141702160, with product MDYEKILENKVGEEKIEGETNNEFYETVTFLLKIVNAIITVLIDYLSSMHEPISRPLMRRPRTGSDFVNNLMKEDPHNFRELHRMYLNVFLKLCSIIREQTFLEDMRYISVKEMVATFLIIIGHNDHYCNVWMRFNRSHFATSINFNKVLKVLNTIAPQMMVKPEGVSPKISGSTRFYPYFKDCVGAIDGTHIPAMVRGREVSSYRNRHEINFQNVLAACNFDL from the exons ATGGATTATGAAAAAATATTGGAAAACAAAGTAGGGGAAGAAAAGATAGAAGGAGAGACAAATAATGAATTTTATGAGACGGTTACGTTCTTATTGAAGATAGTTAATGCAATAATAACCGTCTTAATAGATTATTTAAGTTCGATGCATGAACCTATTAGTCGTCCTCTTATGCGACGACCAAGGACCGGATCTGATTTTGTCAATAATTTGATGAAAGAAGATCCACATAATTTTCGTGAATTACATCGTATGTATCTAAATGTCTTTCTCAAGCTATGTAGTATTATAAGAGAGCAAACTTTTTTAGAAGATATGAGATATATTTCTGTTAAAGAAATGGTAGCTACCTTTCTAATAATCATAGGGCACAACGATCATTACTGTAACGTTTGGATGAGGTTTAATCGTTCACACTTTGCTACTAGTATAAATTTTAACAAGGTTCTGAAGGTATTGAACACCATAGCACCACAAATGATGGTAAAGCCCGAAGGTGTCTCCCCTAAAATATCTGGAAGTACTAGATTTTATCCTTATTTTAAG GATTGTGTTGGTGCTATTGATGGCACGCATATCCCAGCAATGGTACGAGGTCGAGAAGTAAGTAGCTACCGTAATCGACATGAAATTAACTTTCAAAATGTTTTAGCCGCTTGCAACTTTGATTTGTAA
- the LOC141702161 gene encoding uncharacterized protein At2g29880-like, whose amino-acid sequence MADVQTIKKRTGYDQWSQEESNALLEIMVDAANRGWYDNSGVFTKKIVEERILPSLNSKLGCNKNYNNYYSRLKWFKNRWISYTTLLKFNSGFGYDPILKRFTAPNEVWDEYLKAHPKDGNLRNGVCDDYEYLQIAIGGGVAVGKNSIGLGSVTDARTLKASEVQETRIDDLSYNLEGFEHNNSTPIGSPKVFELSKKKLPTKRGRSEYEGSSNSSGNNPKHDIVEQLAKLTSTFEGVYGLLQRRENERIYTTWDALKEVPNLSEDVRLEAFNLLDTKTKKDGFLRMTPEERANWILGMICKK is encoded by the exons ATGGCTGATGTACAAACTATTAAAAAAAGAACCGGTTATGATCAATGGTCACAAGAAGAGAGCAACGCATTGTTAGAAATCATGGTTGATGCGGCAAATCGAGGATGGTATGATAATAGTGGTGTCTTTACTAAAAAAATAGTAGAAGAAAGAATTCTTCCCTCTCTAAATTCAAAACTTGGGTGTAATAAGAATTATAACAATTATTATAGTCGACTGAAATGGTTTAAAAATCGATGGATCTCTTACACAACTCTTTTGAAGTTTAATTCTGGTTTTGGTTATGACCCAATTTTAAAGAGGTTCACTGCTCCAAATGAAGTATGGGATGAGTACCTAAAG GCTCATCCAAAAGATGGAAACTTACGCAATGGAGTATGTGATGATTATGAGTACTTACAAATTGCTATTGGAGGCGGAGTCGCAGTTGGTAAAAATTCAATTGGATTGGGTAGTGTTACTGATGCAAGGACACTAAAAGCTAGTGAAGTTCAAGAGACGCGTATTGATGACTTGAGTTATAATCTTGAGGGCTTTGAACATAACAACTCAACACCGATAGGTTCTCCCAAAGTTTTTGAGTTATCGAAGAAAAAACTTCCAACCAAAAGAGGCAGAAGCGAGTATGAGGGAAGTTCTAACTCAAGTGGTAACAATCCTAAACATGATATTGTAGAACAACTTGCTAAGCTTACAAGCACTTTTGAAGGGGTTTATGGCTTACTGCAAAGGAGGGAAAATGAGAGAATTTATACAACTTGGGATGCTCTTAAGGAGGTTCCAAATTTAAGTGAAGATGTTCGTTTAGAGGCATTTAACTTGCTCGACACCAAAACAAAAAAGGATGGTTTCTTGAGAATGACACCCGAAGAACGAGCAAATTGGATACTCGGCATGATCTGCAAAAAATAA